TCGATCTGAGTGCCGCAGCCGGGGCAGTAGTACTCGAGGATCCGGCAGTAGGTCGGATCGGGACTGAACGTGTACTCGTACCGCTCAGGATCGAGGATCGGCTGGTGAATTTCGCGTGGATCGCGATCGTAGACCAGGGTTCCTGACTTGTAGTTCTCATGCGCCGAGCCCATGTCTTGGGCGCACACTCGACACACCCACCGTTCGGTGTCGAGATCGATGACGAGGTATTCGGTCATAGGGACTCGCATCGGAGTCCTCCTTCCGCAGAAGAGGGTTGGGCAATTCGAGTCACAGGTCGTCGGTCAGCATCAGGTCACCGGAGCGGGTGACCAGGAATCCCCAACCCGGCAGTACCCGAGCGGTGAAGAAGGGCCCCTCGATGATCGCGGGTCCCGTACCTGCGTGGCCGGGGGTGAGCTCGTCAAGCACATGCACCGGAACGTCGTCGATGCGATCCGCGGTGGCGCGGATCTGGCGCCGGCCGATAGCCGGCGCGCTGCGCGGGTCAGCCTTCGTGCTCTCCGGCAGCTCTGGATGTGGGAGCGCCGCAGACACATTCAACTGGAGAGATACGACACAGCCCGGGTAGTCGATCTCGTCGCCGCGCTGGTACGACAGGTGCGACACCATTGCGTCCTCGACGCCTTCCAGCAGCAGCCGCCAGGTAATTTCGCAGTCGGCCAACAGATAGCCTTCCTGGAACATGTCACGGTCGGCACGCACCAGTAGAGCGTCGTGCACGGCGCTGGCCGAGTCGGCATTCGGCTCGGGGACGATCACTTCGTAGGTCTTGCCGATGTCAGAGAACGAGATCCCAAACGCCGAGAAGACGGCCGCGGTGCGCGGGATCAGCACCTGCTTGATGCCGGCCAGCCTTGCCGCGCCGGTGGCACTCATCGGCCCGGCCCCGCCGAACGCCAGCAACGTTGTCCCCTCTTTGGCGGAGCCCGCCAGCGCGACCGAAAGGGCGTCAAAGTAGGCGTGTTCCATGCGGATCAGCGCCTCTTCGAGCGAGATCCCGAGGGGATCTGCGATCGTTTCGCCGATCACCGACCTGGACCGGCTTGCGTCGAGGGTGAAGGTGCCGTCCAGGTAGGTGTCGGCGTCAAGCACGCCCAGCAACAGGTTGACATCCGTGATCGTGGCCTGCTTCCCGCCGAACCCGAAGCATGCCGGACCCGGTGCGGCACCGACCGACTGCGGCCCCACCGTGATCTCCCCGTCGACAAGCCGGATCACCGATGAACCACCCACCCCTGCCGAGGTGACGTCGCTCATCGGATACGAGATGCGTACCCCTTCGATGCGGCCGCGGTCAGCCACCGCGACGGTGTCGTTTTCGACGACACCGACGTCGGTGGTGGTTCCTCCCACGTCCATCATCAGGGCGTGCTGCAACCCATAGACTCTGGCGAGCGCCGCCGTGCCCTCCAAGCCTCCGCGCGGCCCCGACGAATACGTCTTGAGCGCAACAGATTTCGCTACCCGCGAGGACGCGCCGTCGTTGCGGTAGACGAGCAACGGGTTGACCACCCGGTAGCCCTGCAGCCGGCGCTCGGCACTGTACAAAAACCGCTCCATCGTCGGGTGCAGGAATGAATTGACCACGCACGACCACGCACGCCGTGCGTGGTCGCGGTCTCCGGCCAGTTCCCAGCTGTAGATCAGCGGAACCGAGCCCAGCAGATGGCGGGGAAATTTGCGCAACAACACGTGCCGGAGCCGCTGCTCCTCTTGCGGGCTCGCGCCGGCGACGACAACCCGGGCGGCTCCCAGCGTGGTGAGCCGGTTGACCTTCTGCACGGCGTCGAACTCGAAAGCCTCGAGCTCGGCATCCGGGTCGAAGGTCAGGTGACGGTCGGCGATCAGGTCGGCGAACAGCTTTCCCCCGGCTGGTGTCTGTTGCATGGCAGTGGCCAGGCCCGTCATCGACGTCAGGATGCCGATCATCGGACCGCGCCGTTCTACCAACGCGTTGGTGCCCTGGGTGGTGGAGTAACGGACGTGCTCGGTCTCGTGCAGCAGCCGGGTGATGTCGGCGTCGCCGTAGAGGGCTTCAGATGCCTTCTCGATTCCGGTGAACAGGCATTCCGACAGGTCATGGGGGGTTGTCAGCGTCTTGGTGAAGCTGAAGCCGTTGCCATCCCACACGCAGATATCGGTCAGGGTGCCGCCATTGTCGATGTTGATGAGGGTTCCCATGCCGCTCCGTTTCGCGTTTCACGTTTCAGATTCGTTAGCGCCTGTGTTGTGCACCACATCGCTGGGCAAGAACATTGCCGCGGTCTCACGCCTGAGGGCTGTCCCAAA
This genomic window from Mycobacterium saskatchewanense contains:
- a CDS encoding acetone carboxylase subunit gamma, coding for MRVPMTEYLVIDLDTERWVCRVCAQDMGSAHENYKSGTLVYDRDPREIHQPILDPERYEYTFSPDPTYCRILEYYCPGCGTQIECEYLPPGHPPAIDMVIDVAALRKQWEERGLDAEAVHNYGPGEDAQKYTAALRATGHIR
- a CDS encoding hydantoinase/oxoprolinase family protein: MGTLINIDNGGTLTDICVWDGNGFSFTKTLTTPHDLSECLFTGIEKASEALYGDADITRLLHETEHVRYSTTQGTNALVERRGPMIGILTSMTGLATAMQQTPAGGKLFADLIADRHLTFDPDAELEAFEFDAVQKVNRLTTLGAARVVVAGASPQEEQRLRHVLLRKFPRHLLGSVPLIYSWELAGDRDHARRAWSCVVNSFLHPTMERFLYSAERRLQGYRVVNPLLVYRNDGASSRVAKSVALKTYSSGPRGGLEGTAALARVYGLQHALMMDVGGTTTDVGVVENDTVAVADRGRIEGVRISYPMSDVTSAGVGGSSVIRLVDGEITVGPQSVGAAPGPACFGFGGKQATITDVNLLLGVLDADTYLDGTFTLDASRSRSVIGETIADPLGISLEEALIRMEHAYFDALSVALAGSAKEGTTLLAFGGAGPMSATGAARLAGIKQVLIPRTAAVFSAFGISFSDIGKTYEVIVPEPNADSASAVHDALLVRADRDMFQEGYLLADCEITWRLLLEGVEDAMVSHLSYQRGDEIDYPGCVVSLQLNVSAALPHPELPESTKADPRSAPAIGRRQIRATADRIDDVPVHVLDELTPGHAGTGPAIIEGPFFTARVLPGWGFLVTRSGDLMLTDDL